One stretch of Streptomyces sp. MMBL 11-1 DNA includes these proteins:
- the cmk gene encoding (d)CMP kinase, whose product MSTTVETARSSVIVAIDGPSGTGKSSTSKAVAAKLGLSYLDTGAQYRAITWWMLNNGIDVGDPAEIATAAAKPVIVSGTDPAAPTITVDGEDASGPIRTQEVTSKVSAVSAVPEVRALITELQRSIAAAATGGIVVEGRDIGTTVLPAADLKIFLTASPEARAARRSGEVKGSDLTATREALIKRDAADSGRKTSPLAKADDAVEVDTTELTLQQVIECVVTLVEGKRVAA is encoded by the coding sequence GTGTCCACCACCGTGGAAACCGCACGCTCCTCCGTGATCGTCGCCATCGACGGGCCCTCGGGCACCGGCAAGTCGAGCACGTCCAAGGCCGTCGCCGCCAAGCTCGGCCTGAGCTACCTGGACACCGGCGCGCAGTACCGGGCCATCACCTGGTGGATGCTGAACAACGGCATCGACGTCGGCGACCCGGCCGAGATCGCGACCGCCGCCGCCAAGCCGGTGATCGTCTCCGGTACCGACCCCGCGGCCCCCACGATCACCGTCGACGGCGAGGACGCCTCCGGCCCGATCCGCACCCAGGAGGTCACCTCCAAGGTCAGCGCCGTGAGCGCCGTCCCCGAGGTGCGGGCGCTCATCACCGAGCTCCAGCGTTCCATCGCCGCGGCGGCGACCGGCGGCATCGTCGTCGAGGGCCGGGACATCGGCACCACCGTGCTGCCCGCCGCCGACCTCAAGATCTTCCTCACCGCCTCCCCGGAGGCCCGCGCCGCCCGCCGCAGCGGCGAGGTCAAGGGCTCCGACCTGACCGCCACCCGCGAGGCCCTGATCAAGCGGGACGCCGCCGACTCCGGCCGCAAGACCTCGCCGCTCGCCAAGGCGGACGACGCCGTCGAGGTGGACACCACCGAGTTGACCCTCCAGCAGGTCATCGAGTGCGTCGTCACCCTCGTCGAGGGGAAGCGGGTCGCCGCGTGA
- a CDS encoding lysophospholipid acyltransferase family protein, whose protein sequence is MSDATGAPTLRGAAVGRTIGIGLMYGLWKPRVLGAWRVPAAGPVILAVNHSHNIDGPMLMGTAPRPVHFLIKKEAFVGPLDPFLHGIGQIEVDRRVVDRTAITHALGVLEDGGVLGIFPEGTRGEGDFASLRAGLAYFAVRGGAPIVPVAVLGSTERRGRLIRGLPPLRSRVDVVFGDAFDASAGDGRRTRRALDEATLRIQAKLTDHLESAKRLTGR, encoded by the coding sequence GTGAGCGATGCCACAGGCGCGCCCACGCTGCGCGGAGCGGCCGTCGGGCGCACCATCGGCATCGGCCTGATGTACGGGCTGTGGAAGCCCAGGGTCCTCGGCGCGTGGCGCGTGCCCGCCGCCGGACCCGTCATACTCGCGGTGAACCACTCACACAACATCGACGGACCGATGCTGATGGGCACCGCGCCCCGGCCGGTGCACTTCCTGATCAAGAAGGAGGCGTTCGTCGGCCCCCTCGACCCGTTCCTGCACGGCATCGGGCAGATCGAGGTGGACCGCCGGGTCGTCGACCGCACCGCCATCACCCACGCGCTCGGCGTGCTGGAGGACGGCGGCGTCCTGGGGATCTTCCCCGAGGGCACCCGGGGCGAAGGGGACTTCGCCTCGCTGCGGGCCGGACTCGCGTATTTCGCGGTACGGGGCGGGGCTCCGATCGTCCCCGTGGCCGTCCTGGGAAGCACCGAGCGCCGCGGGCGGTTGATACGGGGGCTGCCCCCGCTGCGCAGCCGGGTCGACGTCGTCTTCGGTGACGCGTTCGACGCGAGCGCGGGCGACGGGCGGCGGACGCGCAGGGCGCTGGACGAGGCGACCCTGCGGATCCAGGCGAAGCTGACCGACCACCTGGAAAGTGCCAAGCGCCTCACCGGGCGGTAG
- the der gene encoding ribosome biogenesis GTPase Der produces MNDQIHSDGSGHEHGALGDAEFAEFMELAAQEGFDPEEVEGALDEAGHGPLPVLAVVGRPNVGKSTLVNRIIGRREAVVQDKPGVTRDRVSYEAEWAGRRFKVVDTGGWEQDVLGLDASVAAQAEYAIETADAVVFVVDSTVGATDTDEAVVKLLRRAGKPVVLCANKVDGQSGEADATALWSLGLGEPYPVSSLHGRGTGDMLDAVLAALPDAPAQKFGTALGGPRRIALIGRPNVGKSSLLNKIAGEDRVVVNEQAGTTRDPVDELIKLGGITWKFIDTAGIRRRVHLQEGADYYASLRTAAAVEKAEVAVVLIDSSESISVQDQRIITMAVEAGRALVVAFNKWDTLDEERRYYLEREIETELAQISWAPRVNVSALTGRHMEKLVPAIETAIEGWETRVPTGRLNAFLGEIVASHPHPIRGGKQPRILFGTQAGTKPPRFVLFASGFLEHGYRRFVERRLREEFGFEGTPIHISVRVREKRGRNK; encoded by the coding sequence ATGAACGACCAGATTCACTCCGACGGCTCGGGCCACGAGCACGGAGCACTTGGCGATGCCGAGTTCGCGGAGTTCATGGAGCTCGCCGCGCAGGAAGGCTTCGATCCCGAGGAGGTCGAGGGTGCCCTCGACGAGGCCGGTCACGGCCCGCTCCCCGTGCTCGCCGTCGTCGGCCGCCCCAATGTCGGCAAGTCGACCCTGGTGAACCGGATCATCGGCCGCCGTGAGGCCGTCGTCCAGGACAAGCCCGGCGTCACCCGCGACCGCGTCAGCTACGAGGCCGAATGGGCCGGACGCCGCTTCAAGGTCGTCGACACCGGCGGCTGGGAGCAGGACGTGCTCGGCCTCGACGCCTCCGTCGCCGCCCAGGCCGAGTACGCCATCGAGACGGCCGACGCGGTCGTCTTCGTCGTCGACTCGACCGTCGGAGCCACCGACACCGACGAGGCCGTCGTCAAGCTGCTGCGCCGGGCCGGCAAGCCCGTCGTCCTCTGCGCCAACAAGGTCGACGGCCAGAGCGGCGAGGCGGACGCCACCGCCCTGTGGTCGCTGGGCCTCGGCGAGCCCTACCCGGTCTCCTCGCTGCACGGCCGCGGCACCGGTGACATGCTGGACGCGGTCCTGGCGGCCCTGCCCGACGCCCCGGCCCAGAAGTTCGGCACCGCCCTCGGCGGCCCCCGCCGGATCGCCCTGATCGGCCGCCCGAACGTCGGCAAGTCCTCCCTGCTGAACAAGATCGCGGGTGAGGACCGGGTCGTCGTCAACGAGCAGGCCGGCACTACCCGTGACCCGGTCGACGAGCTGATCAAGCTCGGCGGCATCACCTGGAAGTTCATCGACACGGCCGGCATCCGCCGCCGCGTCCACCTCCAGGAGGGCGCGGACTACTACGCCTCGCTGCGTACGGCCGCCGCCGTCGAGAAGGCCGAGGTCGCCGTCGTCCTGATCGACTCCAGCGAGTCCATCAGCGTCCAGGACCAGCGGATCATCACCATGGCCGTGGAGGCCGGGCGCGCCCTCGTCGTCGCCTTCAACAAGTGGGACACCCTCGACGAGGAGCGCCGCTACTACCTGGAGCGCGAGATCGAGACGGAGCTCGCGCAGATCTCCTGGGCCCCGCGCGTCAACGTCTCGGCCCTCACCGGCCGGCACATGGAGAAGCTGGTGCCGGCGATCGAGACCGCGATCGAGGGCTGGGAGACCCGCGTCCCCACCGGCCGGCTCAACGCCTTCCTCGGTGAGATCGTCGCCTCCCACCCGCACCCGATCCGCGGCGGAAAGCAGCCGCGCATCCTCTTCGGCACCCAGGCGGGCACCAAGCCCCCGCGCTTCGTGCTCTTCGCCTCCGGCTTCCTGGAGCACGGCTACCGCCGCTTCGTCGAGCGCCGCCTGCGCGAGGAGTTCGGCTTCGAGGGGACCCCGATCCACATCTCCGTCCGGGTCCGCGAGAAGCGCGGCCGCAACAAGTAG
- a CDS encoding glycosyltransferase family 4 protein: MHISFLLHNAYGIGGTIRTTFTLARTLAEQHDVEIVSVFRHRDAPVLGAPEGVTLRHLVDLRKKSATYDGGDAEHARSAAVFPRGDSRHQQYSRLTDARIAAHLQAVEADVVVGTRPGLNVHLTRQTRSGPVRVGQEHLTLDSHSYRLRREIAHRYTLLDALTTVTRADADDYRGRLKLPGVRIEAIPNAVPEPACPPASGDLKWVVAAGRLHRVKRYDLLVRAFAQVSAARPDWRLRIYGGGDATGDERASLRTLIGQLGLHEHVFLMGSANPMEAEWPKGSIAAVTSDRESFGMTIVEAMRGGLPVVATDCPHGPAEIVEDGVDGRLVPVGDPDAIAAALLQLIEDDGLRHRMGGAALSASARFDPARIAERHESLFAELVARGARGHGRGALRTALHRTRGSVLDGAYALRYKAADVLRKGRAA, from the coding sequence ATGCATATCTCTTTTCTTCTGCACAATGCCTACGGAATCGGAGGAACCATCCGGACGACGTTCACACTCGCCCGTACGCTCGCCGAGCAGCACGACGTCGAGATCGTGTCCGTCTTCCGGCACCGTGACGCCCCCGTCCTCGGCGCGCCCGAGGGCGTGACGCTGCGCCACCTCGTCGACCTGCGGAAGAAGAGCGCGACGTACGACGGCGGCGACGCCGAACACGCCCGGTCCGCCGCGGTGTTCCCGCGCGGGGACAGCAGGCACCAGCAGTACAGCAGGCTCACCGACGCCCGCATCGCCGCTCACCTCCAGGCGGTCGAGGCGGACGTGGTCGTCGGCACCCGCCCCGGTCTCAACGTGCACCTCACCCGGCAGACCCGCAGCGGGCCGGTGCGCGTCGGGCAGGAGCACCTGACGCTCGACAGCCACAGCTACCGGCTGCGCCGCGAGATCGCCCACCGTTACACGCTGCTCGACGCGCTCACCACCGTCACCCGTGCCGACGCGGACGACTACCGCGGCCGGCTGAAGCTGCCCGGCGTGCGGATCGAGGCCATCCCCAACGCCGTTCCCGAGCCCGCCTGTCCGCCCGCGAGCGGCGACCTGAAGTGGGTCGTCGCGGCAGGCCGGCTCCACCGGGTCAAACGGTACGACCTCTTGGTGCGGGCCTTCGCCCAGGTGTCCGCGGCCCGCCCGGACTGGCGGCTGCGCATCTACGGCGGCGGGGACGCGACCGGCGACGAACGGGCGTCGCTGCGCACCCTCATCGGCCAACTCGGGCTGCACGAACACGTGTTCCTGATGGGCTCGGCCAACCCGATGGAGGCCGAGTGGCCCAAGGGGTCGATCGCCGCCGTCACTTCGGACCGCGAGTCCTTCGGCATGACGATCGTCGAGGCGATGCGCGGCGGTCTGCCGGTCGTCGCCACCGACTGTCCGCACGGACCGGCCGAGATCGTCGAGGACGGCGTCGACGGGCGGCTGGTGCCGGTCGGCGACCCGGACGCGATCGCCGCCGCACTGCTCCAGCTGATCGAGGACGACGGACTGCGCCACCGGATGGGCGGGGCCGCGCTGAGCGCCTCGGCCCGCTTCGACCCGGCGCGCATCGCCGAGCGCCACGAGAGTCTGTTCGCCGAACTCGTCGCCCGCGGCGCCCGGGGCCACGGGCGCGGGGCTCTGCGCACCGCGCTGCACCGCACCCGGGGCAGCGTCCTCGACGGGGCCTACGCCCTGCGCTACAAGGCCGCCGACGTGCTCCGCAAGGGAAGGGCCGCATGA